A section of the Gemmatimonadaceae bacterium genome encodes:
- a CDS encoding ABC transporter permease — protein MHSAIRRLELPFRTLFKTPFVTIVAILSLGLGIGANAGIYSLFNEILLAPLPVAHPDRLVNFASPGPQVTYYNCGAAGDCDEAYDYPMFRDLELAAPKTAFSGIAGHMPFNVSLAMPGQTPITGDGVLVSGSYFPVLGIQPALGRLLDRTVDQPIEGNYVTVLSYAFWQNALGGNPAVLGKQITVNGQSLTIIGVAPRGFSGTTLGVRPDVFVPISMAGLMIDGWKGVETDRDEHFVYIFGRLAPGATTEQAAASLNPTYHAIINDVEAPRIKGLGGQTAARFRAQLITLSDGRRGQSSAITASRLPLTLLFAVTGIVLLIACANIANLLLARAANRTTEMAVRLSLGATRWQLITQVLTESLLLAVLGGIVSIVIAYWTLDGITALLSTEAARAYDFHLSTQVFAFTAVVSLATGVLFGLAPALSSTRPDLVTALRNNSGKLAGDRGAERFRTSLVTVQIALSMALLIGAGLFIESLRNISRVDLGIDIEHVVQFGVSPARSGYDSARTMALYDRVEQTLAALPGVRGVTSSTVPLLGGNNRSRYVSVEGFRKVADTDDISRYSNVGPNYFHVLGVPLLAGRDFTAADKAGATRVAIVNEAFAKKFNLGRNAVGKHMSVYNDSLNIEIVGLAKNSKYSQVKDNIPPVYFLPLAQSELQGENTFYVRTGLRTDQSIRAIRSAMQTIDPNLPLESLESLSQQVRENVYLDRMISTLTVAFALLATLLAAIGLYGVLAYSVAQRTREIGVRMALGANAGSVRGLVLRQVGVLTFIGGAIGIAVALALGRAARSLLYELQGYDPVVIAAAAGVLAMVAFAAGFLPALRASRVDPMQALRYE, from the coding sequence ATGCATTCCGCCATTCGCCGTCTCGAGCTCCCGTTCCGCACGCTGTTCAAAACGCCGTTCGTGACGATCGTCGCCATCCTGTCGCTCGGGCTGGGGATCGGCGCGAACGCCGGGATCTACTCGCTGTTCAACGAGATCCTGCTCGCGCCGCTACCGGTTGCCCACCCCGATCGCCTGGTCAACTTCGCCAGTCCGGGCCCGCAAGTGACGTATTACAACTGCGGCGCGGCCGGCGACTGCGACGAGGCCTACGACTACCCGATGTTCCGCGACCTGGAGCTGGCGGCGCCGAAGACGGCGTTCAGCGGGATCGCCGGGCACATGCCGTTCAACGTCAGCCTCGCCATGCCCGGGCAGACTCCGATCACCGGCGATGGGGTTTTGGTATCGGGATCCTACTTCCCGGTGCTCGGCATTCAGCCGGCGCTCGGACGCCTGCTCGACCGGACGGTCGATCAGCCGATCGAGGGGAATTACGTGACCGTACTGAGCTACGCGTTCTGGCAAAACGCCCTCGGGGGGAACCCGGCGGTGCTCGGTAAACAGATCACGGTGAATGGGCAGTCGCTGACGATCATCGGTGTTGCACCGCGAGGGTTCAGCGGCACGACCCTGGGCGTGCGGCCGGACGTGTTCGTCCCGATCAGCATGGCCGGCCTCATGATCGACGGATGGAAGGGCGTCGAAACCGACCGCGACGAGCACTTCGTGTACATCTTCGGCCGCCTCGCGCCGGGCGCTACGACGGAGCAAGCTGCGGCGTCGCTGAACCCCACCTATCACGCGATCATCAACGACGTCGAGGCGCCGCGGATCAAAGGCCTGGGCGGCCAGACCGCGGCGCGATTCCGCGCCCAGCTCATCACGCTCAGCGACGGGCGCAGAGGCCAGAGCTCGGCCATCACGGCGTCACGGCTGCCGCTCACACTGCTCTTCGCCGTCACCGGCATCGTGCTGCTCATCGCCTGCGCCAACATTGCCAATCTGCTGCTGGCGCGCGCTGCGAACCGCACCACGGAGATGGCGGTGCGGCTCTCGCTCGGCGCCACGCGGTGGCAGCTCATCACGCAGGTCCTCACCGAGTCACTGCTGCTCGCCGTGCTTGGCGGCATCGTGAGCATCGTCATCGCATACTGGACGCTGGACGGAATCACCGCACTGTTGTCGACCGAGGCCGCCCGGGCGTACGACTTTCATCTGAGCACGCAGGTCTTCGCGTTCACCGCAGTCGTCTCGCTGGCGACCGGAGTGCTCTTCGGGCTCGCGCCCGCGCTCTCGAGCACGCGGCCCGACCTGGTGACGGCGCTGCGCAATAACTCCGGCAAGCTCGCCGGCGATCGCGGCGCGGAACGCTTCCGCACGTCGCTGGTCACCGTTCAGATCGCGCTCTCGATGGCGCTCCTGATCGGGGCGGGACTCTTCATCGAGAGCCTCCGGAACATCAGCCGCGTCGATCTCGGGATCGACATCGAGCACGTCGTGCAGTTCGGCGTCTCGCCGGCGCGCAGCGGTTACGACAGCGCTCGCACCATGGCGCTGTACGACCGTGTCGAGCAAACGCTCGCGGCGCTTCCCGGCGTGCGAGGCGTTACGTCGTCCACCGTTCCGCTGCTCGGAGGCAACAACCGGAGCCGGTATGTGTCGGTCGAAGGATTCAGGAAAGTGGCCGACACCGACGACATCTCGCGCTACAGCAACGTGGGGCCGAACTACTTCCACGTGCTCGGCGTGCCGCTCCTCGCGGGGCGCGACTTCACCGCGGCGGACAAGGCGGGCGCCACGAGAGTGGCCATCGTGAACGAGGCGTTCGCGAAGAAGTTCAATCTCGGCCGCAATGCGGTGGGCAAGCATATGTCCGTGTATAATGATTCTTTAAACATCGAGATCGTGGGGTTGGCAAAAAATTCGAAATATTCGCAGGTGAAGGACAATATTCCGCCCGTCTACTTCCTTCCGTTGGCGCAGTCGGAGCTTCAGGGCGAAAACACGTTCTACGTGCGTACGGGCTTGCGGACGGACCAGAGCATTCGCGCCATCCGATCGGCGATGCAGACGATCGACCCGAATCTGCCGCTCGAATCGCTCGAATCGCTGTCGCAGCAGGTGCGCGAGAACGTCTATCTCGACCGCATGATCAGCACCTTGACGGTGGCGTTCGCGCTCCTCGCGACGCTGCTGGCGGCGATCGGCCTGTATGGCGTCCTGGCGTACTCGGTCGCGCAGCGCACGCGTGAGATCGGCGTGCGCATGGCACTGGGCGCGAACGCGGGTTCCGTACGCGGGCTCGTGTTGCGCCAGGTGGGCGTGCTGACATTCATTGGCGGGGCCATCGGGATCGCCGTCGCGCTGGCGCTGGGCCGGGCCGCCCGGTCGCTCCTGTACGAGCTCCAGGGATACGATCCGGTGGTAATCGCGGCGGCGGCGGGCGTGCTGGCGATGGTCGCATTCGCGGCGGGCTTCCTTCCGGCGCTCAGAGCCTCGCGGGTCGATCCGATGCAGGCACTGAGATACGAGTAG
- a CDS encoding TonB-dependent receptor, translated as MHKIVAALFALATPAILQAQVSVHGTVVDNQSGAPIPGATVTAPDTTVRTMTDEHGAFRLSSTSALDHIIVSSVGYVTKDVPVTNPSVAIRIRLSVAPVKLAGVQVVANSPSPSTAVLTEHDLDRSSGLSLQSSINTVPGVFMQTRTPWGGARITLRGYYPSTSGNSPNSNGLGYQVFLNDIPITDATGATVLDDIDYSTLGSVTVVKGPASSLYNSYIGGTVLLNTARPAPNATSAGQQVVTGTDGLVRTNTSFETANDNGDLSLNYGHQTYDSFRPHSGSTKNYFRAAGDMVVSNAQTVSAYVSYNRSFEELAGEIDSTPFYGRVPESNAAYLANNSHIRVNSFISGLTDQIRFSDHFNNQTTVFGVGRQSGQPFAHGFTDVNQYNFGARTQFGFTGQLGASTGVGGTLGASVQQSNLTTNGVFIVPAPPFPERPTDQENGATASSLFTEWSFLFPESFTVTAGASLNKNQFNIRNLLDSGTLFDTTQVSSETFGWEFDPRIAVSKEIHGNALLYASVSAGYAPPLLSNVVASDGTVDLDLEPERAVQYEVGAQGTFLRQRLTGQLSVFDIENTNKLVSETANSVTFTTNAGHQRNRGVELSLSYLAVSDTTRPISSVRPWASYAFTDAKFTDFKSDNNANAQTVDFSGNNVPRVPRNMFNAGFDLGSNVGVYLNGTYQYVSKVPVTFDNSTWVRSYDLLGLKLGYKKTVNTHWLLDLAVGGDNLTGSTYYSFLFVGANYAALAQAQDGGRGDGYIIPAPYKAQLYSTISLKYLF; from the coding sequence ATGCATAAGATCGTCGCCGCCCTCTTCGCGCTCGCGACGCCGGCCATCCTGCAGGCCCAAGTGTCCGTCCACGGAACCGTGGTCGACAATCAAAGTGGTGCACCCATCCCCGGCGCTACAGTCACCGCACCCGACACGACCGTCCGCACGATGACCGACGAGCACGGCGCCTTCAGGCTTTCCTCGACCAGCGCGCTGGACCACATCATCGTCTCGTCGGTCGGCTATGTGACCAAGGACGTCCCGGTCACGAATCCATCGGTGGCCATTCGCATCCGTTTATCGGTCGCGCCGGTCAAGCTCGCTGGCGTCCAGGTGGTGGCCAACAGCCCATCGCCATCGACGGCCGTCCTCACGGAGCACGACCTCGATCGATCGAGCGGCTTGAGCCTGCAAAGCTCGATCAACACAGTGCCGGGTGTGTTCATGCAGACGCGCACGCCGTGGGGCGGCGCGCGGATCACCCTCCGCGGCTACTACCCGAGCACGAGCGGCAACAGCCCCAACTCCAACGGGCTCGGCTACCAGGTGTTCTTGAACGACATCCCCATCACCGACGCCACCGGCGCCACGGTCCTCGACGACATCGACTACTCGACGTTAGGCAGTGTGACGGTGGTCAAGGGGCCGGCGTCGAGCCTCTACAACAGCTACATCGGCGGCACCGTGCTGCTCAACACGGCCCGGCCGGCGCCAAACGCAACGAGCGCCGGCCAGCAGGTGGTGACCGGCACCGACGGGCTCGTGCGCACCAACACGTCGTTCGAAACGGCCAACGACAACGGCGACCTGTCGCTCAACTACGGGCACCAGACGTACGACTCGTTCCGCCCGCACAGCGGCTCCACGAAGAATTACTTCCGCGCCGCCGGCGACATGGTCGTGAGCAATGCGCAAACGGTGTCGGCGTACGTCTCCTACAATCGCTCGTTCGAGGAGCTCGCCGGCGAGATCGACAGCACGCCGTTCTACGGTCGAGTGCCGGAGAGCAACGCCGCCTACCTGGCGAACAATTCGCACATCCGTGTCAACAGCTTCATCAGCGGACTCACGGACCAGATCAGGTTCAGCGACCACTTCAACAACCAGACGACGGTGTTCGGCGTCGGCCGGCAGTCGGGCCAGCCGTTCGCGCACGGATTCACGGATGTCAACCAGTACAACTTCGGCGCGCGCACGCAATTCGGCTTCACCGGCCAGTTAGGCGCGAGCACAGGCGTGGGCGGCACGCTGGGCGCCTCGGTGCAGCAGTCGAACCTCACGACGAACGGCGTGTTCATCGTGCCGGCGCCGCCCTTCCCCGAGCGCCCAACGGATCAGGAGAACGGCGCGACCGCGTCCTCGCTGTTCACGGAGTGGAGCTTTCTCTTTCCGGAGTCGTTCACCGTTACCGCCGGCGCCAGCCTGAACAAGAACCAGTTCAACATCCGGAACCTGCTCGACTCGGGCACGCTGTTCGACACCACGCAGGTGTCGTCGGAGACGTTCGGATGGGAGTTCGATCCGCGGATCGCGGTGAGCAAGGAAATCCACGGAAACGCGCTCCTGTACGCGAGCGTGAGCGCCGGCTATGCGCCGCCGCTCTTGAGCAACGTGGTGGCGAGCGACGGCACCGTGGACCTCGATCTCGAGCCCGAACGCGCCGTGCAATACGAGGTGGGCGCGCAGGGCACGTTTCTGCGCCAGCGCCTAACGGGACAGCTTTCGGTGTTCGACATCGAGAACACGAACAAGCTGGTGTCCGAAACGGCGAACTCCGTGACGTTCACCACCAACGCCGGCCACCAGCGCAACCGCGGTGTCGAGCTGTCGCTGAGCTACCTCGCCGTGAGCGACACGACGCGTCCCATTTCCAGCGTGCGGCCCTGGGCGTCGTACGCCTTCACCGACGCCAAGTTCACCGACTTCAAGAGCGACAACAACGCCAACGCGCAGACGGTCGACTTCTCAGGCAACAATGTGCCGCGCGTTCCGCGCAACATGTTCAACGCGGGTTTCGACCTGGGAAGCAACGTCGGCGTCTACCTCAACGGCACGTACCAGTATGTGTCCAAGGTGCCGGTGACGTTCGACAATTCGACATGGGTTCGTTCGTACGACCTGCTCGGTCTCAAGCTCGGCTACAAGAAGACGGTGAACACGCACTGGCTGCTCGACCTGGCCGTCGGTGGTGACAACCTCACCGGGAGCACCTACTATAGCTTCCTCTTCGTGGGCGCCAACTACGCCGCGCTCGCGCAGGCGCAGGACGGCGGCCGCGGCGACGGGTACATCATTCCCGCGCCGTACAAGGCGCAGCTCTACAGCACCATCAGCCTCAAGTATCTGTTCTGA